One genomic region from Myxocyprinus asiaticus isolate MX2 ecotype Aquarium Trade chromosome 27, UBuf_Myxa_2, whole genome shotgun sequence encodes:
- the LOC127417850 gene encoding protocadherin gamma-A12-like: MKRKYFLSSWPPGVLLLCAHFLCGAYGQVRYSVPEEMAPGSFVGDIVKDLGLELKRLTTGKARIFTVGGREYVELDRQKGHIIVKERIDRELLCAGAVSACSLSFEVILENPIELYRITVEILDVNDNSPAFPRGEITLEISESASNGARFTVDSAVDPDVGINSIQSYSVHPSDHFTLKTNSRSGSGKNVELVLQTHLDREKKEHLYLTITASDGGDPKRSGTVKIHIIVLDINDNAPVFLKDTYRISVPENTAKGSLLITVNATDADTVSNGQIGYYFEHTTPKIRDLFSVDPSSGEIRLIGELDFEESAIHEFKIQAKDQGGLSDSSEVIVEVTDVNDNAPKITLMSFSNTIPENSPPGTVVAMINIQDSDAEENGKVTCSIERSLPFKTESSLTNYYSIVTDTELDREETAEYNITITAKDGGRPPLFSKKTLSVKLTDVNDHAPQFEQDAYNAYVMENNSPSLSLFSVKAHDADLGANARVSYFISDNDLNGTPISSLVSINSESGAVHAAKSFDYEQLKSFTITVKAQDGGSPPLSSNVSVKIIIQDQNDNAPQVLYPVQSGASVVAEIVPRSADVGYLVTKVVAVDVDSGQNAWLSYKLQKATDRALFEVGLQNGEIRTVRQVTDKDAVKQRLTVVVEDNGQPSRSATVNVNVAVADSFPEVLSEFTDFTHDKEYNDNLTFYLVLALAVVSFLFIVSIIAILSVKCYRWRRERMYYKSGANLPVIPYYPPLYADVGGTGTLQHVYNYELCGTADSRKSDLKCLRPSSQSVLNVELSGTRTVPRQTRETEEPDVCTEVR; this comes from the coding sequence ATGAAAAggaaatattttctttcttcatgGCCGCCAGGCGTGTTGCTGTTATGTGCGCATTTTCTCTGTGGCGCGTATGGGCAGGTCCGTTACTCCGTGCCAGAGGAGATGGCACCCGGCTCATTCGTCGGAGACATCGTGAAAGACCTGGGTCTTGAGCTTAAAAGGCTAACAACGGGGAAAGCGCGGATCTTTACAGTCGGTGGCCGGGAATATGTGGAGCTTGACCGGCAGAAAGGGCACATCATTGTCAAGGAGAGAATAGACCGGGAGCTTTTGTGCGCTGGTGCTGTGTCCGCATGCAGCCTGAGCTTTGAAGTCATCTTAGAAAATCCCATTGAGCTCTATCGCATCACAGTAGAAATATTGGATGTAAATGACAACAGTCCTGCTTTTCCAAGAGGTGAAATTACATTAGAAATAAGCGAGTCCGCTTCTAACGGAGcgcgttttactgtggatagcgCAGTTGATCCTGATGTGGGCATTAATAGTATTCAGAGTTATTCCGTTCATCCATCCGACCATTTTACTCTAAAGACAAACAGTCGATCTGGTAGTGGTAAAAACGTCGAGCTTGTTCTGCAAACGCAtttagacagagagaaaaaagaacATTTGTATTTGACTATAACTGCCTCAGATGGAGGCGATCCGAAACGCTCTGGCACTGTAAAAATCCACATTATTGTTTTAGATATCAATGACAATGCTCCAGTGTTCCTGAAGGACACATACAGAATATCTGTCCCCGAAAACACTGCGAAAGGATCGTTGTTGATCACTGTTAATGCAACCGATGCTGATACGGTCTCAAATGGACAAATTGGATATTATTTCGAGCACACCACGCCCAAAATCCGAGACCTGTTTTCTGTCGATCCGTCGAGTGGTGAAATACGGTTGATTGGTGAGCTTGATTTTGAGGAGTCTGCTATCCATGAGTTTAAAATTCAAGCTAAAGATCAGGGGGGGTTATCCGACTCGTCTGAGGTGATTGTGGAGGTAACAGACGTCAATGATAACGCACCAAAAATAACGCTTATGTCTTTTTCAAACACTATACCTGAAAATTCCCCGCCTGGCACCGTTGTGGCCATGATAAACATACAAGACAGTGATGCTGAAGAAAACGGAAAGGTTACCTGTTCAATTGAAAGAAGTCTTCCGTTCAAAACAGAATCATCTTTGACGAATTATTACAGTATAGTCACGGACACCGAGCTAGATAGAGAGGAAACAGCAGAATATAATATTACTATCACTGCCAAAGATGGTGGCCGCCCGCCTTTGTTTAGTAAAAAGACATTGAGCGTAAAACTCACAGATGTGAACGATCATGCACCTCAGTTTGAGCAGGACGCATATAATGCGTATGTGATGGAGAATAATTCTCCATCTCTGTCTTTGTTCAGCGTAAAAGCGCATGACGCAGATTTGGGAGCGAACGCACGCGTGTCCTACTTCATTTCTGATAATGATTTGAACGGCACACCGATTTCGTCCTTAGTTTCGATCAATTCGGAAAGTGGGGCGGTTCATGCAGCGAAATCATTTGATTATGAGCAATTAAAGTCCTTTACAATTACAGTCAAAGCGCAAGACGGAGGTTCCCCTCCTCTCAGCAGCAACGTGAGTGTGAAAATAATTATTCAGGACCAGAATGACAACGCGCCTCAGGTTCTGTATCCGGTCCAGTCTGGTGCTTCTGTGGTGGCTGAAATAGTGCCTCGTTCGGCAGATGTGGGTTATCTGGTCACTAAAGTGGTGGCTGTTGATGTGGACTCTGGACAGAATGCCTGGCTCTCATATAAACTGCAGAAAGCCACTGACAGGGCGCTGTTTGAAGTGGGCTTACAGAATGGAGAAATAAGAACTGTACGTCAAGTGACAGATAAAGATGCTGTGAAACAAAGGCTCACTGTTGTAGTGGAGGACAACGGGCAGCCCTCTCGTTCAGCTACAGTCAATGTGAACGTGGCGGTGGCGGACAGCTTCCCTGAAGTGCTCTCGGAGTTCACTGACTTTACGCACGACAAGGAATACAACGACAACCTGACTTTTTATCTGGTCTTGGCATTGGCTGTAGTTTCCTTTCTCTTTATCGTGTCTATCATAGCCATACTGTCAGTCAAATGCTACAGATGGAGACGTGAGAGGATGTATTACAAATCTGGAGCGAATCTGCCAGTTATTCCGTATTATCCGCCTCTTTACGCAGACGTAGGGGGCACAGGAACTTTACAGCACGTGTACAATTACGAGTTGTgtggcactgctgactccagaaagAGTGATCTGAAATGTTTGCGGCCTTCTAGTCAAAGCGTTTTAAACGTTGAATTGAGTGGCACGAGGACTGTGCCTAGACAAACCCGAGAAACGGAGGAGCCGGATGTTTGTACAGAGGTGAGGTGA